In one window of Helicobacter sp. MIT 21-1697 DNA:
- a CDS encoding TonB-dependent receptor — MKYHYNILCLPLICVNIAYAEIGANSQSAEKDKVRLEKSVVTAQAAMSEIPIELQSKQISVIDNASLLHKSTGNIQSILESAPGIVYSRSGGVNGQITFRGQNSNLQRSIVMIDGVRYSGRSTLEFNALDPYQFESVEILRGAGSSLWGSDAQNGVINFRSRTSTYNRAGQSFEATARIRALEYGSVNNLFSGRAEVLGGGGGWDMLIGFSAKSAGDYSTPIKENGSNKAKNSNFNYYGIDFNIGYSKDSTRYYTQGRLTRVESHRAGGLGAAPGSSHKIFMSENPISEYYLRVGLQNQTLAFADSMESYLYYRHWDTDIWNNRLAFNNVNINQKVYDNNYFGGRLIYTSIIGKHNLAYGAEFESSISPKAVQQINLVNNTTNTTNRPHSSTDFAAFIKDDFNASQSWYLSASLRGDYVLTTISKTRSSTELNNSSNSISAESSKLLDDNSIIHNGAITGALGSVYFLNDYISNVINLSHNFKAPSAGTRMQTTPSGSSTLTIANPLIKPEYSQTAEFGFRIQSENHFASLTGFYTYYTNMLALSSYQNATINQNHLYRYENIGKAMIAGAELEGKHSFFDERVTIHYVGAYNYGQNLTDDKPIAYLAPLYGQVSLGLNFHKWYFNLTQRAYGAKNRIDSTEERKIPAYTMTDIILGLKLGGFTSTLQDMELLIGASNLFNVVGRNPVTAENISMARTLSNPLVEPGRNIFVKYVWNY, encoded by the coding sequence ATGAAATATCATTATAATATACTTTGCTTACCGCTTATTTGTGTAAATATTGCTTATGCTGAAATAGGGGCAAATAGCCAAAGCGCAGAAAAAGATAAAGTTAGGCTTGAAAAATCAGTAGTTACTGCTCAAGCTGCTATGAGTGAGATTCCTATTGAATTACAAAGTAAGCAAATCAGTGTTATTGATAATGCTTCTTTATTGCATAAAAGCACAGGCAATATTCAAAGCATTTTAGAATCTGCGCCGGGCATTGTATATTCGCGTTCAGGTGGTGTCAATGGGCAAATCACATTTCGCGGACAAAATAGCAATCTCCAAAGGTCAATCGTAATGATTGATGGTGTGCGCTATTCTGGACGTTCAACTTTGGAATTTAATGCCTTGGACCCATATCAATTTGAAAGTGTAGAAATCTTACGCGGAGCTGGAAGCTCACTATGGGGGAGTGATGCGCAAAATGGCGTGATTAATTTTCGCTCTCGCACATCAACATACAATAGAGCTGGGCAGTCTTTTGAAGCCACTGCAAGGATTCGTGCCTTGGAATATGGCAGTGTTAATAATCTCTTTAGCGGTAGGGCAGAAGTGCTAGGCGGTGGAGGTGGTTGGGATATGCTTATTGGCTTTAGTGCGAAGAGCGCAGGAGATTATAGCACACCCATAAAAGAAAATGGCAGCAACAAAGCCAAAAACTCTAACTTCAACTACTATGGCATAGATTTTAATATCGGTTATAGCAAAGATTCCACTCGTTATTATACACAAGGGCGACTTACTAGAGTAGAATCTCATCGTGCCGGAGGTTTGGGAGCAGCTCCGGGCTCAAGCCATAAAATCTTTATGAGCGAAAATCCTATCAGCGAATATTATTTGCGAGTAGGCTTGCAAAATCAAACCTTAGCTTTTGCAGATTCTATGGAGAGCTATCTTTATTATCGGCATTGGGATACAGATATATGGAATAATCGCTTAGCTTTTAATAATGTCAATATCAATCAAAAAGTCTATGATAATAATTATTTTGGGGGAAGATTAATCTATACTTCTATAATTGGCAAACATAATTTAGCCTATGGTGCAGAGTTTGAAAGCTCCATATCGCCAAAAGCTGTGCAACAGATTAATCTTGTTAATAACACCACAAATACAACTAATCGCCCACATTCAAGCACAGATTTTGCAGCTTTTATCAAAGATGATTTTAACGCTTCGCAAAGCTGGTATCTCTCTGCTTCATTACGAGGGGATTATGTGCTTACAACTATTTCTAAAACCCGCTCAAGCACAGAATTAAATAATAGCTCTAACTCTATTTCCGCAGAATCTTCAAAACTCTTAGACGATAATAGCATTATTCACAATGGTGCAATCACAGGAGCTTTAGGTTCTGTGTATTTCCTCAATGATTATATAAGCAATGTGATAAATCTAAGCCATAACTTCAAAGCCCCTTCAGCTGGAACTCGTATGCAAACTACACCTAGCGGGAGTTCTACACTTACAATAGCCAACCCACTCATTAAACCCGAATATTCACAAACTGCAGAATTTGGCTTTAGAATCCAAAGTGAAAATCACTTCGCTTCACTGACAGGATTCTACACATACTATACAAATATGTTGGCTTTAAGCTCCTATCAAAATGCAACAATTAACCAAAATCACTTATACCGATATGAAAATATAGGCAAAGCAATGATTGCAGGAGCAGAATTAGAGGGCAAGCATAGCTTTTTTGATGAGAGGGTTACCATACACTATGTAGGAGCATATAATTATGGGCAAAATCTCACTGATGATAAGCCTATTGCTTATCTTGCGCCACTTTATGGTCAGGTTTCCTTAGGGCTTAACTTTCACAAATGGTATTTCAATCTCACGCAAAGGGCTTATGGCGCAAAAAATCGTATTGATTCTACTGAAGAGCGCAAAATACCAGCCTACAC